ACCCAATTGGTGGTAAGAACAAAGATGACATTGCCAAGGCTGACCTCACGGCCACGAGAGTCCGGCAGACGACCAGTCTCCATTGCCCGCTTGATCTTTCCACGAACAACTATGTCCAATCGATCAATGCATTCCAGAACAATTACTGAGAATGGGTTCTGCCGAACTGCCTCAGTGACCCGATCAAGTGCAGTTTTCCCCCAGAGACCCATGTTCAGTCCATCATTCTTAGCCCTTCCCAATTCGGAGTCACCACCAAAGTTCACAATTACTGGTCTCGTGTTTGCCATCAGCTCAGACAACGCGTTCACCATTTTCCGCTTACCTGCCTTATCAGAGCCAACAAACATGAGCCACATGTCACCTCTTGTTCGAAGGGTCGGACGCTTCTCACTTCCAGATCGGCATTGTACAACAACAGCAGCAATGGCTGAAGCGGCATCAGACTGCCAGCTAACCTTCTCTGTCAGCCCCTTGATGAGCCTTTTGAAGGAATCAATATCTGAAATTCCAGCTATCTTAGCCTTCTGCAGGGCAGTTAGcccctcataattttccttccGCTCTTTATCCATAGTAGGATTGATGGCAGGGTCCAAGCGACCAAGCATAAGATCAGTTTTCACTGGGCTTCCTGGTGGGCTTTTGCGGAGGTCAACTATCGGGCTGGATGCTGGCTTATCCCGGTTAGTGTTCATCTTAAGAGTCTGAATAACAGCACCCCTTGCAATAGGCAATTTGACCTCAACACGTGGACATGTTCCGGACGAGGCCAATGGCACGGAGAGTGCTGGCGCTCCAGCATGGGTCAAGTGGATATGGGCACAGGTCTCACGCCATTTCTTCTCAAGCTCATCTGTGCTCCTTTTCCATTTCAACTCTTGTGCCTTAGACTGTACAAAAAGAGAAGGATTATACCAATCAGGTTTCGATAGAATAAGAGTTGGTTTTGTCGAGATTAAACATGGAAAAAACACAAACCTGATTTTGATCATTGGTCCGCTGCAGCCAGTGTGGCAAACTAGGGTTAGCAGCCTCAGGTACGGATACTGCCGTCCGCTCCGCTGCAAGTTTGGCGACCTCACTCTCATAACCACCCTTGCAGAGCATGCACATGGCTGGCTTCACCATCTGAGTATGGCCACCCCCTGGCGGCCATCTGAGAGGTGTTGGTGTCACCGGCAAAGGCCGGAGCATTGGTGATAACATCCCCACCGAGTTGCTGAGACTTCCACTGCTTCCAGGCCTAACAAAATTTAGTAACTCGTTAATCTGTGGAACTGAACTATAATGAGTGAGACTACAAGGCTACCACTGCTACACAAAAAAGCAACAACGTTTGTAGAGTAGCGCCGACTGCCCTAAACTAAAAACCTGTTTGTTTGTCATATCAAAGTTTTCCATCATCAAAAAAAAATCAGGCCTCCTTTGGTATGTAGGAATCCCATAGGATAGGATTTGTATAGGAAAAATTCCTTCAGagccctttggtttataggaatagaatcctattcctatggaggaattcttcctatcctccacatatcataggaaaataaacattagcctagactcaatggaaaaaattctatgatgtgaaccaaagggCATCTTCTTTTCTATTCCTATTCATAGGACTTCCGATACGGAGCTGGATCCTCTAACATTCGAAGGGAAGTCAGGTAAACTACAGTAACCTGACCTCCCTTCAGGCTTAGCCCATGAACAGTGCtcatttcaagtttcaaaagaCAGGTTTCCATTTCTAATAGATCAATTTCAATTCGTGACATACCAAGTTCAATTTTAGAAGACTCATTTCAATTTTTGAAATACTCATTTCACTCTTTTCAAAAGAACTATTTCAATTTCATAAGCTTCCTGACTTTCCCTGTCTTTTTTACACAAGACGAACACTGTAGCTCTGTGACATCCCTTGAGCATGTTAGAGGATCCGGCTCCttcagatacatgtcatctcattttctaTGACTTTCTTATTCCTATGactttcctatcctatgaaccaattgcaacaacaacaacaacaacaacaacaataaagcctttagtcccaaacaagttggggtaggctagaggtgaaacccataagatctcgcaaccaactcatggctctggcacatggatagcaagcttccacgcacccctgtccatagctagctctttggtgatacttcaatccttcaggtctcccttaacggactcctcccatgtcaaattcggtctaccccaccctctcttgacattctccgcacgctttagctgtCCGCTATGCACtgaagcttctggaggcctgcgctgaatatgcccaaaccatctcagacgatgttggacaagcttctcttcaattggtgctaccccaactctatctcgtatatcatcattccggactcgatccttcctcgtgtggccacacatccatctcaacatacgcatctccgccacacctaactgttgaacatgtcgccttttagttggcaaaattatgctcaagtgcagttatcgaacctgagacctcaagtttgatgagcgaacaggctaaccagctacaccactCTCACGTtattctccataagagtggctgagtttttacgttggctcgccaagcctatcacaaccctcctcctttacccgggcttgggaccggctatgaacCAATTGCAGAGTAACTAATAATTTGGTTCGGCATGACTAAGCAGTAATCAAATGAACAAGGAAATTAACAAGACCAGACATGTTAGATCTAACAAAGAATCAGAACACGAACGCGGACGCACCTCAGAGCAGCTCCAGCAAGCGGTGTACTGCGGGCAATCGGCATGGCTTGGAGATCCCATTCATCCTCCATCCCTGGGTGATAGATCTTACACCTGAGGTATGTGGCGCACGCTGCAGTGGCCACGGCCCACACTTCACCGCGCCCGAAACGCCTGAGCAGACGCCCCATCTCAGCAATGGCCGCCTTGCCACCCTCAGAGGACGACGCGGCAGGGCCTTCCACCATCCACTTCAGGTCCCCGAGGTCAAGAACCACCCCGCCGTGCTCGCCGACGAGCCTCTCGACTACGGCGCCCAGCTTCCCGATCCTCTCCGCCATCGCCACCTTGTCGCCAGCAAGCTTGGTGAGTTCCGCCTCCAGATGCAGGATCTTGGCTGCAGCGAGGGCAGCAGAGCTGGCCGTTGGGATTATTCGAATGGCCTCCTTCAGCACCACGTCCGGTCCGGAGTCTCCGACGATCACCGGGTTGCGGCGCGCTGGCTTGAGCATGACGTCAAGCACCTTGCGCGCATCATCCCCGCAGCTGGCTCCAGCCGCCGCAGCCGCCAGACGAGGGTTGATGTATGCGTTGGCGGTGCCGGCGCGCAGAAGAGAGGAAGGGGATGGGGAGAAGAGGGTTGGCGTCGGTACAGGACTAGACGCTGCGGTGGAAGACGACGGGGAGGGTGAGGTGAGAGACTGTTCGATGGTGTTCTTCACGGCAGAAGATGAGAAGGACGCCTCGCGCATGACGCGGCTGACCGAAGGGTCGTCGAGGATGGAGAGCACGAGCTGCTCGAGCTCCACCTTAACGGCGAGGAGCGGCTGCTGTGCCGCCTCAGGGCAGCCCCGCCGCTGCTGGGCCTGCGCGCGCTTGAGAGCCGCAACGAGCGCGTTGGAAACGGGAGGAGCAGCGGCCCCGCCTCCAATCGCGCCCCCCGCAAAGGCAGGCAACCTGTCTAGCGCGACGGAGAAACAGAGCTCAAGAGCGCGGCAGTGGAGCGGGTGCGCGCCGGCGCTACCAGAGGCAGCGGCAGCGCCTCCCGCGGCCACGGCCCGCGCGCAGGCCTGGCGCAGCAGGCCAGCCGGCGCGGCGAGCAGCGCGGCGGCGACGTGGAGCGGCGTGGTGGAGACGTGCCTCCGTCGAGCCGCTTCGTCCATGGCtcgcgccagcgccgccgccgcctctggcgTGAGCGTCTGCTGGATGGTGCTGAGATCCGCCCTCATCgtcgtccccgccgccgcggccttcCGCTCATCAATCGATCAAAGGGCACGAATTCTTCTGTGTTCTTCACCTAGGTTCCTCGCCGCCGTCTTGGGATGGTGCGGCACGCCGATGAACCGGGAGCGCGGAAAAGGGGGGTGTatcggaggggaggggaggggaggggagacggTGGGAGGAGGCGGAAGTAACGAGACCACTACGAGGAAaaagggaagagagagagagagaggcgaataGAATCTTCGTCTCCGATTTCGCTTCGTCTCAGCATTTTACACTAGACTAGTTAATTGCCAGTGTTACCAGGGAGACATGACATGTTCTACCGCTTCTATCAAGCCAACTCTGAAGGGCGACCCAAATACACATCCATTTTGTCTGAATTTCGTCCGTATAGAGATGGCAATGAAACGGTGTTCATCTAATTTTCCGTGATGTGCTGGTCGTGCTTTTAATGCACGGCCGCATATGGTCAACGGCTGGCCGGTGCCTTCATGTATAAATTTTTTTGCCATTATATTTCTTTATTTCATCAACGGAAATAAGAATCACCAATTCTTTGCTACGAGAGCAAAATTAAATAAAACAAGAATCACAATTAGACATTTTAAAAGATATTCAATTTCTATAACTGTTTTCACTAATTAGATTAATATTATCTATGTCTCCATTGTTGATATGCGACTTCTCAAGCTTGCACACTTCTTTCTTCTTCAATTCTAAAGAAGTAGGCGTTGCTTCACATATAATACCATCTCTAGTCTCATCTCCGACCTCTATTCTAGCTAGGAGTGCACGAGCATCTACCAATTTCCGTGATATTAATAGATCGATGTATCTTTCTTCCCAATACTAAGACTTGCATCCATCCTACACACAAGTTCAAATATAAGCTGCCGAACATGGGCCGAATCCAGGAGCAAAACCGAATTAAAAGAAGCATGCACCTTATCTTTtttgcacttgatgaacacccatccaggatgtttcgtcgtggtcaaAACGCGGCGCACGGCCTGTCGCGAACAGTCGTCGCACTTTATAAGCGGCAACGGAGAATCGACTAGTCGTTGGGCCAGGTCCGAGCCCGGACGGAGGCCGGCCGTGTCTTTGCCGGCAAATCGTCGATGGGATAGATCTGAGCGGCCAGAGGTGGATTCAGGACCTGCATGCGACGCGCAGGCGTTGCCATGGTTGTGCGGCCCATTATCCGGCCAATCCATGGTAAGACGCAACCGCAGGCGGCCGGATGCGTCAAATCCAGCGGTCGTAGATATAGCGGTTGACCGTCGGCGCCGAGGTGAGAGAGGTATAGGTCCGACCGTCGTGCTGTGGTCAGCTGGGCTAGGCGGTGAGGCGGCGAGGGCTATGGCAAGGGTGggggcgagggggagaagaaaaggggcGATTGTGTTCCCGATGGGCGGGCAAGGGAAGGACAAGGGCACGCGTCGCGCCCGTCCGCCTGTCTGTTTTGACACAAACACGACTCAAATTTGGACCGAAAATGAGTCAAAAGCGGACAGAAAACAGATATTTGTCCATCTGCCGGCGTGCGCTGGGCCGCATTTTGTGTCCGTTTAGTCCCAAACGAACGCGGCCGGACCATTTGGGTCGTACATTGGAGTTGGCCTTGACCTGTATGCCAAATATACAAGTATTTAACATGCATGTCCAAATCCGTACCACACCAATTTTAGTGAGCATACCTGATAAAAAGTAGACATCTTTAATGGCTCCTAAAAAGCATCCCAAGGGCATCTCCAAatgttgtgacgccctcgattcaatcatacactaatcatacacgcaaatgtgtacgatcaagatcaaggactcacggaaagatatcagaacacaactctagacataaattaaaaatacaagctttatattacaaatcAGGGGTCTCgatggctcgaatacataagctcgaaaacacaagagtcaacggaaaggaacaatatctgagtacagacataagttaaataagtttgccttaagaaggctagcacaaaagtagcaacgatcgaaaaggcaaggcctcctgcatgAGACCCTCCTGACTACTCCTTGAAGTCaaactccacgtagaatcatcctcgggatcctctaactcctggactccatcatatgatctcAATAACCGAGaaagggaaaaagaagtagcaaagaaaccgtgagtactcatccaaagtactagcAAGCAAGGattta
This portion of the Triticum dicoccoides isolate Atlit2015 ecotype Zavitan chromosome 7A, WEW_v2.0, whole genome shotgun sequence genome encodes:
- the LOC119328479 gene encoding protein SMAX1-like; amino-acid sequence: MRADLSTIQQTLTPEAAAALARAMDEAARRRHVSTTPLHVAAALLAAPAGLLRQACARAVAAGGAAAASGSAGAHPLHCRALELCFSVALDRLPAFAGGAIGGGAAAPPVSNALVAALKRAQAQQRRGCPEAAQQPLLAVKVELEQLVLSILDDPSVSRVMREASFSSSAVKNTIEQSLTSPSPSSSTAASSPVPTPTLFSPSPSSLLRAGTANAYINPRLAAAAAGASCGDDARKVLDVMLKPARRNPVIVGDSGPDVVLKEAIRIIPTASSAALAAAKILHLEAELTKLAGDKVAMAERIGKLGAVVERLVGEHGGVVLDLGDLKWMVEGPAASSSEGGKAAIAEMGRLLRRFGRGEVWAVATAACATYLRCKIYHPGMEDEWDLQAMPIARSTPLAGAALRPGSSGSLSNSVGMLSPMLRPLPVTPTPLRWPPGGGHTQMVKPAMCMLCKGGYESEVAKLAAERTAVSVPEAANPSLPHWLQRTNDQNQSKAQELKWKRSTDELEKKWRETCAHIHLTHAGAPALSVPLASSGTCPRVEVKLPIARGAVIQTLKMNTNRDKPASSPIVDLRKSPPGSPVKTDLMLGRLDPAINPTMDKERKENYEGLTALQKAKIAGISDIDSFKRLIKGLTEKVSWQSDAASAIAAVVVQCRSGSEKRPTLRTRGDMWLMFVGSDKAGKRKMVNALSELMANTRPVIVNFGGDSELGRAKNDGLNMGLWGKTALDRVTEAVRQNPFSVIVLECIDRLDIVVRGKIKRAMETGRLPDSRGREVSLGNVIFVLTTNWVPDELKGPDVESLLQGELRMLEMAGSSWQLELSIGDKQAKHRADWLCDDVRPAKVAKELSSSHGLSLDLNLAVGALDDTESSHNSSDVSVEQEQEKGQLAVLCSTPAPDCDLLELVDDAIVFRPVDFNPFRKTIRDCISAKFELVIGSINSFRIDEDAIDHMVSSVWLTDERFEDWAGEVIMPSIERLWRNVKHDSARAVVRLALVADEALPRWGEGREGLPATVTIAIDGM